A part of Desulfotomaculum nigrificans DSM 574 genomic DNA contains:
- a CDS encoding heavy metal translocating P-type ATPase codes for MKKACDHSHQHPHTDDQTAHGSCGCGNSCCGDTTVAKLADTPELVPGKRINALPGFTLGKINYTSALSKQSFELAQVPQITSLANQLQKSQFRLSGLDCADCAAKLEKRVQALPGVVEVRINFGAAKMTVSHSVDLAVILDTVKAAGYQAELDGQSKATVFRVSGMDCADCAAKLEKKLLALPGVAEAKINFGAGKLTVKHSASVESILKAIEAAGYQGQLANEERKQPQRNFFGDSKLLLTAISGILVAGGFVLSYLNLPEYLVTTVYLTAILSGGFYTAKSGWYSLKSLSLDMNFLMAVAVIGAAAIGEWAEGATVVFLFALGNTLQAYTMDKTRNSIRALMDLSPKEALVRRAGQELRLPVEELVVGDLIIVKPGERIPMDGEVVVGRTDVNQAPITGESMPVEKTVGQEVYAGTINGQGAIEMKVTKLVEDTTLAKIIQLVEEAQAQKAPSQQFVDVFAKYYTPAVIIAAVLVAVLPWLFFGQPFQPWFERALILLVVSCPCALVISTPVSIVAAIGSAAKKGVLIKGGAYLEEAGALKVIAFDKTGTLTAGKPEVNLVIPTADVPLEQVLEIAAAIETRSQHPLAEAILKYARERNIQIPEGTDFQSFTGKGAGLQINGEPYYIGNRRLLAELNIPLGHLEEQLTALQDRGQTVMLVSSSKEVLGLIAVADKIRESSRAAVAALHRAGITKLVMLTGDNAGTAKVIAEELGIDDYRAELLPESKLYAIQQLQQQYGKAAMVGDGVNDAPALATATVGIAMGGAGTDTALETADIALMADDLTKLPYAMHLSRKALGIIKQNIGFSLVVKGVFLVATFLGMANLWMAVFADTGAALLVIANGMRLMKVADPYTETKVKPNQSNLASVSA; via the coding sequence GTGAAAAAAGCCTGTGATCATTCCCATCAACATCCCCATACCGATGACCAAACAGCCCACGGAAGCTGTGGTTGTGGCAACAGTTGCTGTGGAGATACGACGGTTGCAAAGCTTGCGGACACCCCGGAATTGGTACCTGGTAAGAGGATTAATGCTTTACCTGGTTTCACATTGGGCAAAATTAACTACACCTCTGCCCTATCAAAGCAATCTTTTGAATTAGCCCAGGTTCCTCAAATAACCTCACTGGCTAACCAGTTACAGAAAAGCCAGTTCCGCTTAAGCGGGTTGGACTGTGCCGATTGTGCAGCGAAGCTGGAGAAAAGGGTGCAGGCCCTGCCCGGAGTGGTGGAGGTCAGGATTAACTTTGGGGCTGCGAAAATGACCGTCAGCCATAGCGTTGACCTAGCGGTAATCCTGGATACCGTAAAGGCAGCGGGTTACCAGGCTGAGTTAGATGGCCAATCAAAAGCCACGGTCTTTCGTGTCAGTGGCATGGATTGTGCCGATTGTGCCGCCAAGCTGGAGAAAAAGCTACTTGCCTTACCCGGTGTGGCCGAAGCAAAAATTAACTTTGGAGCAGGCAAACTGACCGTAAAGCACTCCGCCTCGGTGGAAAGTATTTTAAAGGCCATTGAAGCAGCGGGTTATCAAGGTCAGTTAGCCAATGAAGAAAGAAAGCAGCCACAAAGGAATTTCTTCGGAGATAGTAAGCTCCTGCTTACAGCCATTTCCGGTATCCTGGTGGCGGGTGGTTTTGTTCTTTCTTATTTGAATTTGCCCGAATATCTAGTAACCACAGTATATCTTACTGCGATACTCAGCGGCGGGTTTTACACCGCCAAAAGCGGTTGGTATTCCCTCAAGTCCTTGTCGCTGGATATGAATTTCCTGATGGCGGTGGCGGTGATTGGAGCGGCAGCCATCGGAGAATGGGCCGAAGGGGCCACGGTGGTGTTCCTTTTTGCCCTGGGCAATACCCTGCAAGCCTATACAATGGATAAAACCCGTAACTCCATTCGAGCCCTGATGGATCTCTCGCCCAAAGAGGCCCTGGTACGGCGTGCTGGCCAAGAGCTACGTCTGCCGGTGGAGGAACTGGTGGTGGGTGATCTTATCATCGTCAAGCCCGGTGAACGTATCCCAATGGACGGTGAAGTGGTGGTGGGGCGGACCGATGTGAACCAGGCCCCCATTACCGGTGAGTCCATGCCGGTGGAGAAAACCGTTGGTCAGGAGGTATACGCCGGGACCATCAATGGTCAAGGGGCCATTGAAATGAAAGTTACCAAGTTGGTGGAAGACACCACCCTGGCCAAAATCATTCAACTGGTGGAAGAGGCCCAGGCCCAGAAGGCACCGTCCCAGCAGTTTGTGGATGTCTTTGCCAAATACTACACACCAGCGGTAATCATAGCCGCTGTACTGGTTGCGGTGCTTCCTTGGCTGTTCTTTGGGCAGCCCTTTCAGCCCTGGTTTGAGCGAGCCTTGATCCTCTTAGTGGTTTCCTGCCCCTGTGCCCTGGTGATTTCTACACCTGTGTCCATTGTGGCTGCCATTGGCAGTGCCGCTAAGAAAGGGGTATTGATTAAAGGCGGGGCCTATCTGGAAGAAGCAGGTGCCCTTAAAGTGATTGCCTTTGACAAGACCGGCACCCTGACCGCAGGTAAGCCGGAAGTAAACTTGGTCATTCCTACTGCGGATGTTCCCTTAGAACAGGTGCTGGAGATTGCGGCTGCCATTGAAACCCGTTCCCAGCACCCCCTGGCAGAGGCGATTCTCAAATATGCCAGGGAACGGAATATTCAGATCCCGGAGGGCACCGATTTTCAATCCTTTACCGGCAAAGGGGCTGGGTTACAAATAAATGGTGAACCATACTACATCGGCAACAGACGCTTGTTGGCAGAGTTAAATATCCCCCTGGGGCATCTGGAGGAACAGCTTACCGCTTTGCAGGATCGTGGCCAGACGGTGATGCTTGTGAGTAGCAGTAAGGAAGTTCTGGGTCTCATTGCGGTGGCGGATAAAATTAGGGAAAGCAGCCGGGCTGCGGTGGCAGCATTGCATCGGGCAGGTATTACCAAGCTGGTGATGCTAACCGGGGATAACGCCGGCACAGCCAAAGTCATTGCCGAAGAATTAGGCATTGATGATTACAGGGCAGAACTGCTGCCGGAAAGTAAACTTTACGCCATTCAGCAGTTACAACAGCAATATGGCAAGGCAGCAATGGTGGGCGATGGTGTAAACGACGCCCCGGCTCTGGCCACCGCCACCGTGGGGATTGCGATGGGTGGTGCCGGTACAGACACCGCCCTGGAAACCGCAGACATTGCCCTGATGGCAGACGATCTGACCAAGCTACCCTATGCCATGCACCTAAGCCGTAAGGCTCTGGGGATAATTAAGCAGAACATCGGCTTCTCCCTGGTGGTAAAGGGGGTCTTCCTAGTAGCAACTTTCCTGGGCATGGCCAACCTATGGATGGCGGTCTTTGCGGATACCGGGGCAGCGTTACTTGTCATTGCTAACGGTATGCGGTTAATGAAGGTGGCTGACCCCTACACCGAGACAAAAGTTAAGCCCAACCAATCCAACCTGGCCAGTGTCAGTGCATAG
- a CDS encoding ArsR/SmtB family transcription factor has protein sequence MAQEKQADTCETFCFNEEKVERLKTEVKATEGLAEIFKALADDTRMKIIYALSRDELCVCDVASIIGSTVAAASHHLRYLKNVGLAKQRKQGKMVFYSIHDHCVKIIIETALAHYQHDDKQNKGF, from the coding sequence GTGGCTCAAGAAAAGCAGGCGGATACCTGTGAAACTTTTTGCTTTAATGAAGAGAAGGTTGAACGATTAAAAACAGAAGTCAAAGCCACCGAGGGATTGGCGGAAATTTTCAAGGCATTAGCCGATGACACCAGAATGAAGATTATCTATGCCCTATCCCGTGACGAGCTTTGTGTTTGTGATGTGGCATCCATTATCGGTTCAACGGTGGCGGCGGCCTCTCATCATTTACGGTATTTGAAGAATGTGGGGTTAGCCAAGCAACGCAAGCAAGGGAAGATGGTCTTTTACTCCATTCATGATCACTGTGTAAAAATCATCATCGAAACAGCCCTAGCACATTATCAGCATGATGATAAGCAGAATAAAGGTTTTTAG
- a CDS encoding heavy metal translocating P-type ATPase, with protein sequence MVTGRKELILEGLNCASCASKIEEQIKALAGVTEVSVNFATKKLSLETERVEELEQVIQEVRDIIRKLEPDVTVSEKKVDFTQKKAFLLMGLDCANCAAKIERQVQNISGVKSAMVNFPAKKLLVEVSSGSNNADILSHIQERIKRIEPDVEVRPAGEEKKVLAREEEKHGEKMETIRLAVGALLFAVAIVFTFSFTTEAVLYGISYLLVGGEVLLKSVRNISRGQVFDENFLMSIATLGAFAIRQFPEAVAVMLFYQVGELFQDYAVNRSRKSIAALMDIRPDFANLKVGNETKQVSPESVNIGDIIVVKPGEKVPLDGKVVEGTSMVDTSAMTGESVPREAVPGGDVLAGFINKSGVLSIEVTKKFAESTVSKILDLVENAAGKKAPTENFITKFARYYTPVVVFGALGIALLPPLFIPGATFSQWIYRALVVLVISCPCALVISIPLGFFGGIGGASRNGVLVKGGNYLEALNNVKIAVFDKTGTLTKGVFKVTSLVPAGDFSKDKLLEYASFAEVHSNHPIAKSIIEAYGQKVATEKIETYEEISGHGIKVKVGGEEILAGNIKLMKKEGVEYSQEQIVGTVVHLAVNKKYAGYIVISDEIKEDSPRAMQQLKELGVRKLVMLTGDNQAVGQAVGKSLGLDEVRAELLPDHKVEQVEKLNREKGPKESLMFVGDGINDAPVLARADIGVAMGGLGSDAAIEAADVVLMTDEPSKLATAIKIARRTRGIVWQNIIMAMLVKGIFLVLGAFGVATMWEAVFADVGVALVAILNAMRVMRFNPAEPLVAR encoded by the coding sequence ATGGTAACAGGAAGAAAGGAATTGATATTAGAAGGGCTTAATTGTGCCAGTTGTGCCAGTAAGATAGAGGAGCAGATTAAAGCCCTGGCCGGGGTGACAGAGGTTTCTGTGAACTTTGCCACTAAAAAGCTGTCTCTGGAAACGGAGCGGGTAGAGGAGCTGGAGCAGGTCATCCAGGAAGTGAGGGACATCATCAGGAAGTTAGAGCCTGATGTGACGGTCTCTGAGAAAAAGGTTGATTTTACGCAGAAGAAAGCTTTTTTATTAATGGGGCTCGATTGTGCCAATTGTGCTGCCAAAATCGAGAGACAGGTACAGAACATTTCGGGGGTTAAAAGTGCAATGGTAAACTTCCCGGCTAAGAAGCTCCTAGTGGAAGTTTCTTCTGGCAGTAACAATGCCGATATTCTTAGTCACATTCAGGAAAGAATTAAGCGAATTGAGCCTGATGTTGAGGTTCGGCCAGCGGGCGAAGAGAAGAAGGTTCTAGCCAGGGAAGAAGAAAAACACGGAGAAAAAATGGAAACCATCCGTCTGGCTGTGGGAGCGCTCCTTTTTGCCGTAGCCATTGTCTTTACATTCTCATTTACCACAGAGGCTGTACTCTATGGGATCAGCTATCTATTGGTGGGGGGCGAGGTACTGCTCAAAAGTGTGCGAAATATTTCGCGGGGGCAAGTCTTTGACGAGAATTTTTTAATGAGTATCGCCACCCTGGGGGCCTTCGCCATTCGGCAGTTCCCCGAGGCGGTGGCGGTGATGCTTTTTTACCAGGTGGGGGAATTGTTTCAGGACTATGCGGTGAATCGCTCCCGTAAATCCATTGCAGCCCTGATGGATATCCGACCTGACTTTGCTAACCTGAAAGTGGGTAACGAAACCAAGCAGGTCAGCCCGGAAAGTGTCAATATCGGGGACATCATCGTGGTGAAGCCGGGAGAAAAGGTGCCCTTAGACGGTAAGGTGGTGGAGGGCACTTCGATGGTGGATACCTCCGCCATGACAGGGGAATCAGTGCCCAGGGAGGCCGTGCCAGGCGGCGATGTATTGGCTGGTTTCATCAATAAGAGCGGTGTGTTATCCATCGAAGTGACTAAGAAATTTGCAGAATCCACCGTTTCTAAAATACTGGATCTGGTGGAAAATGCAGCGGGCAAAAAGGCACCCACAGAGAATTTTATCACCAAGTTTGCCCGCTATTACACGCCGGTGGTGGTCTTTGGAGCTCTGGGGATTGCCCTTTTACCGCCGCTTTTTATTCCCGGGGCCACCTTTAGCCAATGGATATACCGTGCTTTAGTGGTGTTGGTAATATCCTGCCCCTGTGCACTGGTGATCTCGATTCCTCTGGGCTTTTTCGGTGGTATCGGCGGAGCCTCCCGCAACGGGGTGCTGGTAAAGGGTGGCAATTACCTGGAGGCCTTGAACAATGTTAAGATTGCCGTGTTTGACAAGACTGGCACCCTGACCAAAGGCGTGTTTAAAGTTACTTCCCTTGTCCCGGCAGGGGATTTTAGTAAAGACAAGTTATTGGAATACGCCTCCTTTGCAGAAGTTCATTCCAACCACCCCATTGCTAAATCGATCATAGAGGCCTATGGGCAAAAGGTAGCCACGGAAAAAATAGAGACCTATGAAGAAATCAGCGGCCACGGCATTAAGGTAAAAGTGGGCGGGGAGGAAATCTTGGCGGGCAATATCAAATTGATGAAAAAGGAAGGCGTTGAATATTCCCAGGAGCAAATTGTGGGAACCGTTGTGCATCTGGCTGTGAATAAGAAATATGCTGGCTACATCGTTATTTCCGATGAAATCAAAGAGGATTCACCCAGGGCTATGCAGCAGCTAAAAGAACTGGGTGTAAGAAAACTGGTGATGCTCACCGGCGATAACCAGGCCGTGGGCCAAGCCGTTGGTAAATCCCTCGGCTTGGATGAAGTGCGGGCGGAACTCTTGCCAGATCATAAGGTAGAGCAGGTTGAAAAGCTCAACCGGGAAAAGGGACCGAAAGAAAGTCTAATGTTTGTGGGGGATGGTATTAACGATGCACCGGTTTTAGCCCGGGCGGACATCGGTGTGGCGATGGGGGGCCTGGGTTCAGACGCCGCCATCGAGGCGGCGGATGTGGTGCTGATGACAGACGAACCCTCCAAGCTGGCTACGGCCATCAAAATCGCCCGTCGCACCCGGGGTATTGTCTGGCAGAACATCATCATGGCCATGCTGGTGAAGGGAATCTTCTTAGTGCTGGGTGCCTTTGGTGTGGCCACCATGTGGGAGGCGGTCTTTGCCGATGTGGGTGTAGCCTTAGTGGCTATTCTAAATGCCATGCGGGTAATGCGATTTAACCCCGCAGAACCTTTGGTTGCTAGATAA
- a CDS encoding two-component system sensor histidine kinase NtrB, producing the protein MQILYQTKIMKELSDICQNISVKTMEEEVSVKYKIKGETKENSKSCLTCDCHGVQGKLKVCCPFCNKPDGLSRIHKVLEGKCQLLASVLDTVNALVVVLDKEGKIIEFNKSCEKATGYCFNEVKGRNIFDLLLVSEEVDSVKVAFNKIKNGYFPNENENYWLTKQGLKRRITWSNTALTDTQGKVQYIIATGKDLTDQRAAEDELQNAIHQYLRIKNSLKESEKLAAIGLMSAGITHEIKNPLTVIQGFAQLIKKNVEGERVLQDYITTILEETNQAIRIINDFLKLARFREPVLTKQSVVKLMGEVRASIEPQALANNITLEYKGADILPECMFDKQQLKQVLINLCQNAIEAMTDGGILTLSSGSHCNDTFIEIKDTGRGIPCESLNKLGLPFFTTKEHGTGLGLNICYAIISAHNGRIEVDSREGQGSSFRVYLPVSA; encoded by the coding sequence GTGCAAATTTTATATCAAACAAAAATAATGAAGGAATTAAGTGATATTTGTCAAAATATTTCGGTTAAAACGATGGAAGAAGAGGTTTCTGTGAAATACAAAATAAAGGGCGAAACAAAAGAAAACTCCAAATCTTGTTTGACCTGTGATTGTCATGGGGTGCAAGGAAAGCTAAAGGTTTGTTGTCCATTTTGCAACAAACCTGATGGTTTAAGTCGAATACATAAAGTTCTAGAAGGCAAATGCCAATTACTTGCCTCTGTACTGGATACAGTAAACGCCCTGGTGGTGGTACTTGATAAAGAGGGGAAGATCATCGAATTTAATAAATCGTGCGAAAAGGCAACTGGCTATTGCTTTAATGAGGTGAAGGGTAGAAATATCTTTGATTTATTACTGGTTTCTGAAGAGGTGGATTCAGTAAAAGTGGCCTTTAACAAAATAAAAAATGGATACTTCCCCAACGAAAATGAAAATTATTGGTTAACCAAACAGGGCCTAAAAAGAAGGATTACGTGGAGCAATACAGCCCTTACAGATACGCAGGGGAAGGTGCAATACATCATTGCCACCGGCAAGGATCTCACGGATCAGCGGGCTGCGGAGGATGAATTACAGAATGCAATTCATCAATATCTCCGTATTAAGAATAGTCTAAAGGAGAGTGAAAAACTAGCGGCCATTGGGTTGATGTCCGCTGGGATTACCCATGAAATAAAAAATCCTTTAACGGTGATTCAAGGATTTGCTCAATTAATTAAGAAAAATGTTGAAGGTGAAAGGGTACTTCAAGATTATATCACTACAATTTTGGAAGAAACCAATCAAGCCATCCGAATTATTAATGATTTTCTGAAATTAGCTCGCTTTCGAGAGCCAGTTCTAACAAAGCAATCCGTCGTTAAATTAATGGGAGAGGTGCGTGCTAGCATCGAACCCCAGGCATTGGCGAATAATATAACACTGGAATACAAAGGGGCAGACATTTTACCTGAGTGTATGTTTGATAAGCAACAATTGAAACAAGTATTAATAAATCTATGCCAAAACGCAATCGAGGCCATGACAGATGGAGGAATTTTAACCCTAAGTTCCGGTAGCCACTGTAACGATACTTTTATCGAGATAAAAGATACGGGTAGGGGAATTCCGTGCGAAAGCCTCAATAAGCTTGGGTTACCGTTTTTTACGACCAAAGAACATGGTACAGGTTTAGGATTAAATATCTGCTACGCCATTATTTCTGCCCACAATGGAAGAATAGAAGTGGATAGCAGAGAAGGTCAGGGATCTAGTTTTAGGGTTTATCTACCGGTCAGTGCTTAG
- a CDS encoding ZIP family metal transporter encodes MNSLLFSTMMGFGVGGAGVGLGGLVACGIDRRSEKTPWLILAVAAGMIFALLGLELLPESVRSGGYLVSLSGIITGLLFVFLLEQVSHRVVIITGNPQRSRFIRSGLWFALGIAIHNFPVGFAMGTSLVNQPRMGVDLATTMLFHNFPEGLAMSLPFIIAGVNRLVIPMLASVVSVPSGLGAFLGTNLNNPNGSYLAFICGIAIGTILFVTWHEILGHARKNLVLPTLVPCILVGLLLGKLITFLLE; translated from the coding sequence ATGAATAGCCTATTGTTTTCGACAATGATGGGGTTTGGTGTGGGAGGGGCGGGTGTAGGGCTGGGGGGACTGGTGGCGTGTGGGATTGATCGAAGGAGCGAGAAGACTCCCTGGTTGATTCTAGCGGTAGCTGCGGGTATGATCTTTGCTTTACTGGGGCTGGAGTTGTTGCCGGAAAGTGTCAGGTCTGGTGGGTATCTGGTCTCCCTTTCGGGGATTATCACCGGTTTGCTGTTTGTTTTTTTATTGGAGCAGGTTTCACACCGAGTGGTCATTATTACCGGTAACCCCCAGCGCTCCCGGTTCATTCGCTCTGGCCTGTGGTTTGCCCTGGGTATAGCCATTCATAATTTCCCGGTTGGTTTTGCAATGGGCACCAGCCTGGTGAATCAGCCCCGCATGGGTGTTGATTTGGCCACCACCATGCTTTTTCACAACTTCCCCGAAGGGCTGGCCATGTCCCTGCCCTTTATTATTGCAGGAGTCAATCGCTTGGTCATTCCCATGCTGGCTTCCGTTGTTTCCGTTCCGTCTGGTTTGGGCGCCTTCCTCGGCACCAACTTAAATAATCCCAATGGGAGCTATCTAGCCTTTATTTGTGGCATAGCCATCGGCACCATTTTGTTTGTTACCTGGCACGAAATTTTAGGCCATGCACGGAAGAATCTGGTGCTGCCTACCCTTGTGCCTTGTATATTGGTGGGGCTTTTGCTGGGGAAACTGATAACTTTTTTGCTGGAATAG